In one window of Gudongella oleilytica DNA:
- a CDS encoding ATP-binding protein → MSLQKSIQNGEGKTIEFKVELPNSNTLAKTIIAFSNTGGGKLIIGVNDQGEIIGLEHDVNIFELKDKVASIIYETCYPTVLPDIYTTTIDDHLLLIIEVYRGNLLPYYLKSKGKSEGVYIRVGATNRKASYENILELERQRMNISFDQEANREVDLDSLDITTLKGRFARAGKVLDQAVMKNFKLVIEDNNTLYPSNGLLILLGKLEHVRMKCSRFKGTSMDVFLDRKEYEGDLFSQLEDAENFIKNHIKLSSEIKGLQREDQYEIPLEAIRESLVNAVVHRDYSNGGRDIKIGIYDDIVNVVSPGGFPSTITQEDILEGRSEIRNKVIARVFKELNYIEQWGSGIRRIKSSCEDRGLKEPEILEKGDFVDVSLYREVASSTENIGSGSFLTDQEQKIVEFLKEHDDIIRTKDAKIVLSVEERRAREILKDLVEKQVIDKKGKGPSTFYKLK, encoded by the coding sequence ATGAGTTTACAAAAATCGATACAAAATGGTGAAGGTAAGACTATAGAGTTTAAGGTCGAGCTGCCAAATAGCAATACGTTAGCAAAAACAATCATTGCGTTTTCCAATACTGGTGGTGGCAAGCTTATTATTGGTGTTAACGATCAAGGGGAAATCATTGGACTTGAACACGATGTCAATATTTTTGAACTGAAGGATAAAGTGGCTTCAATCATTTATGAAACATGTTATCCAACTGTTCTTCCCGATATCTATACGACAACGATTGATGACCATTTATTGCTGATCATTGAAGTCTATCGAGGAAATCTTCTACCATACTACCTGAAAAGCAAGGGAAAGAGCGAAGGCGTTTACATTAGAGTAGGGGCAACGAATCGCAAGGCAAGTTATGAAAATATTCTTGAGCTGGAAAGACAGCGAATGAACATAAGCTTTGACCAGGAAGCAAATAGAGAGGTGGATCTTGATTCTTTAGATATTACTACATTAAAAGGTAGGTTCGCTCGGGCTGGAAAAGTGTTAGACCAAGCGGTGATGAAAAATTTTAAATTGGTTATCGAAGACAATAATACACTCTATCCATCCAATGGATTATTGATTTTACTTGGGAAACTCGAACATGTTAGGATGAAATGCAGCAGGTTCAAAGGTACTTCTATGGATGTTTTCTTGGATCGAAAAGAGTATGAGGGTGACCTTTTTTCACAACTTGAGGATGCTGAAAATTTTATTAAAAATCACATCAAACTTAGTAGCGAAATCAAAGGCTTGCAAAGAGAAGACCAATATGAAATTCCATTAGAAGCCATTAGAGAAAGCCTAGTCAATGCTGTTGTTCATAGAGATTATTCGAATGGCGGCAGGGATATAAAGATTGGCATTTATGATGATATAGTTAATGTTGTGTCTCCGGGTGGGTTTCCTAGTACTATCACTCAAGAGGATATTCTGGAAGGACGCTCTGAAATTCGGAATAAAGTAATTGCCAGGGTTTTTAAAGAACTAAACTATATCGAACAGTGGGGCAGCGGCATCCGCAGAATTAAATCGAGCTGTGAAGATAGAGGCTTGAAAGAACCAGAGATTTTGGAGAAAGGTGACTTTGTGGATGTGAGCTTGTATCGGGAAGTTGCAAGCTCAACTGAAAATATTGGAAGCGGAAGCTTTCTAACCGATCAAGAGCAAAAAATCGTTGAGTTTCTCAAAGAACATGATGATATCATTAGAACTAAAGATGCAAAAATTGTTTTGAGTGTTGAGGAACGTAGAGCAAGAGAAATTCTAAAAGATTTGGTTGAAAAACAAGTCATTGATAAAAAAGGAAAAGGACCAAGTACTTTTTATAAGTTGAAATAA
- a CDS encoding sugar transferase: MEVKGDWTYMIYKFFKRLFDITISMIGLIITSPILIITAIVIKLESPGPIIFKQERLGLSGKVFKIYKFRSMCVDAEKGGVYEKKGDPRVTKVGKFIRKTSIDELPQFVNILKGEMSLIGPRPALTYHPWPYNEYTEEQKRMFHVRPGVTGWAQVNGRKEVEWPRRIELNVEYVDKMSLYFDLMIFFKTIFKVLRMEDNLNVKETASKKNTSV; encoded by the coding sequence ATGGAAGTTAAAGGGGATTGGACTTATATGATTTATAAATTTTTTAAGAGGTTATTCGACATCACAATTTCAATGATTGGATTAATAATTACTTCTCCAATACTGATAATAACAGCAATAGTAATTAAGCTTGAATCTCCAGGACCTATCATCTTTAAACAAGAGAGATTAGGTTTGAGCGGTAAAGTTTTTAAGATTTATAAGTTTAGATCAATGTGCGTTGATGCTGAAAAAGGTGGAGTATATGAGAAAAAAGGTGACCCTAGAGTTACCAAAGTAGGGAAGTTTATACGTAAAACAAGCATAGATGAACTCCCGCAGTTTGTAAACATATTAAAAGGTGAGATGTCTCTTATTGGTCCAAGACCAGCATTAACATATCATCCATGGCCATACAATGAGTACACAGAGGAACAAAAGAGAATGTTTCACGTTAGACCGGGAGTTACTGGTTGGGCACAGGTTAATGGGAGAAAAGAAGTTGAGTGGCCAAGACGAATTGAATTAAATGTTGAGTACGTAGATAAGATGTCGCTTTATTTTGATTTGATGATATTCTTCAAGACCATTTTCAAAGTATTACGAATGGAAGATAACCTCAATGTAAAAGAGACCGCATCAAAGAAAAATACTAGCGTGTAA
- a CDS encoding aldolase/citrate lyase family protein gives MALKLMYITNNAYIAKIAENSGVDWIFIDLEINGKEERQGHLDTVISRHHIDDVKKIKEVLSTSELLVRVNPIFEGSKAEIDRVIDDGADIVMLPFFQSKEEVAEFSNYVGGRAKTMLLLETPEAAESIDDILSVDGIDYIHIGLNDLHLGYGMKFMFELLADGTVENLCKKIRGRGIPYGFGGIAQLGQGDLPAEYVIAEHHRIGSSMAILSRSFCNVNKIKGIEEAQEVFDRGVSEVREYEKNLKDKSKEFFEENRIITCEKIKEIKNSKKTK, from the coding sequence ATGGCTTTGAAGTTGATGTATATAACGAATAATGCTTATATAGCAAAAATTGCAGAGAATAGTGGGGTTGATTGGATATTTATTGACCTTGAGATAAATGGAAAAGAAGAAAGACAAGGTCATTTAGATACAGTTATATCGCGTCATCATATTGATGATGTAAAAAAAATAAAAGAAGTACTTAGCACATCGGAACTTTTAGTTAGAGTGAATCCAATATTTGAAGGATCTAAAGCTGAAATAGATCGAGTTATTGATGATGGGGCAGACATTGTCATGCTTCCTTTTTTTCAGTCTAAGGAAGAGGTTGCAGAATTCTCTAATTATGTAGGTGGAAGAGCAAAGACAATGCTGTTACTAGAAACTCCTGAAGCAGCAGAAAGCATAGATGACATTTTAAGCGTTGATGGAATTGACTATATTCATATTGGACTTAATGATCTTCATCTTGGATATGGTATGAAGTTTATGTTTGAGCTTTTAGCAGATGGCACTGTCGAAAACCTGTGTAAAAAAATTAGGGGTAGAGGCATTCCTTATGGTTTTGGAGGTATTGCTCAACTAGGGCAGGGAGATCTTCCAGCTGAATATGTCATAGCGGAACATCACAGAATAGGTTCGTCTATGGCGATTCTTTCCAGAAGCTTCTGTAATGTGAATAAGATAAAAGGTATTGAAGAAGCTCAGGAAGTATTTGATAGAGGGGTTTCTGAAGTGCGTGAGTATGAGAAGAATTTAAAAGATAAGAGTAAAGAGTTTTTTGAAGAAAATAGAATTATTACTTGTGAAAAAATTAAAGAAATCAAGAATAGCAAAAAAACTAAGTAA
- a CDS encoding acyltransferase family protein, with translation MIEYATFLRALAAILITNSHYTGVYPIDILASGGLLGDVLFFALSGFVLVNIKEKFTSWYKKRILRIYPSIWIITLIYIILGFYTFDNWSVFEYFIYPTYYHFIASIAILYIPYYIVVKNDFLKNRTPVIMVGLFFTQLIIYIFFYDKTYYHIDTVREPMIRFLFLQSMLLGLYFRVNHFKYVNQKRLSNWIFLLLLMVAYLLTKITFSRVQYISNFQILNQIILFATLFFAFKCFSSIENKLTKLPSVIKSPIAFIAQITLQIYAVQYVIIPMFSDMVFPLNWVIITTLIILSAYLLYLVSNKFSEYLL, from the coding sequence ATGATTGAATATGCAACTTTTTTAAGAGCACTTGCTGCAATTTTAATAACAAACTCTCATTATACTGGTGTTTATCCAATAGATATTCTTGCAAGTGGCGGACTACTTGGTGATGTATTGTTTTTTGCCCTGTCAGGATTTGTATTGGTTAATATAAAAGAAAAATTCACTAGTTGGTATAAAAAGAGAATTTTAAGAATCTATCCAAGTATTTGGATCATAACATTAATATATATAATTTTAGGGTTTTATACATTTGATAATTGGTCAGTATTTGAATATTTTATTTATCCAACTTATTATCACTTCATAGCATCAATTGCCATACTATATATTCCGTATTATATTGTGGTAAAAAATGATTTTTTAAAGAATAGAACTCCTGTTATTATGGTTGGACTGTTCTTCACTCAATTAATTATTTACATTTTCTTCTATGACAAAACTTATTATCATATCGACACTGTCAGAGAGCCGATGATTAGATTTCTATTTTTGCAGTCTATGCTTTTAGGATTATATTTTAGAGTAAATCATTTTAAATACGTTAATCAGAAGAGATTAAGCAACTGGATTTTTTTGTTACTTCTAATGGTGGCCTATCTTTTAACAAAAATAACTTTCTCTAGAGTTCAATACATCAGCAACTTTCAGATACTTAATCAGATAATTTTATTTGCAACATTATTTTTTGCATTTAAATGTTTTTCAAGTATTGAGAACAAGCTAACTAAGTTACCAAGTGTTATAAAATCACCTATTGCTTTTATTGCTCAAATTACTTTACAAATATATGCGGTACAGTATGTAATCATCCCAATGTTCTCAGATATGGTATTCCCTCTAAATTGGGTAATTATTACAACTTTGATAATATTATCTGCATATCTATTATATTTAGTCAGTAATAAGTTTAGTGAATATCTTTTGTGA
- a CDS encoding NAD(P)-dependent oxidoreductase encodes MRLLLAGAYRFGTGQINKLIGLGYEVILVQDERVPLNFDVSNIDVVVCNSLFLYSDISLFKKLKVIQVTSSGLDRIPLEYARENKIIVLNAKGVYSIPMAEWVILKILEIYKKSKFFYKNQENQIWDKRRDLLELRGKTASIIGYGNVGCEVAKRLKAFDVNIVGVGRNSIQSNYVDESININELDVALKKSDIVILTLPLNSKTRHLINKKQLDNMKENAVLINVARGEIIDENELIKTLNDGKLLGVALDVFKEEPLGESPLWNFENVIITPHNSFVSENINTRLFDLIYKNMSKLIFDYNDKEGSL; translated from the coding sequence ATGAGATTATTACTTGCAGGTGCGTATAGATTTGGAACGGGTCAAATAAATAAATTGATAGGATTGGGTTATGAGGTTATCTTGGTTCAAGATGAAAGGGTTCCTTTGAATTTTGATGTTTCAAACATTGATGTAGTTGTTTGCAATAGTTTATTTTTATATAGCGACATTTCGCTGTTTAAAAAATTAAAGGTTATCCAGGTTACTAGTTCTGGACTAGACAGAATACCCCTCGAGTACGCTAGAGAAAACAAAATTATTGTTCTTAATGCCAAAGGAGTCTACAGCATTCCAATGGCTGAATGGGTTATTCTAAAAATTTTAGAAATATACAAGAAAAGTAAATTTTTTTATAAAAACCAGGAAAACCAAATATGGGACAAAAGAAGAGATTTGCTTGAACTAAGAGGCAAGACAGCTTCAATAATCGGGTATGGCAATGTAGGTTGTGAAGTTGCCAAACGATTGAAAGCTTTTGATGTGAATATAGTTGGTGTAGGGAGAAATAGTATTCAATCTAATTATGTTGATGAGTCAATAAATATTAATGAGTTAGATGTTGCATTAAAAAAATCAGACATAGTGATATTAACTTTACCATTAAATAGTAAGACAAGACATCTGATTAATAAGAAACAATTAGATAATATGAAAGAGAATGCTGTTCTCATCAATGTTGCTCGTGGTGAGATAATTGATGAAAATGAATTAATCAAAACTTTGAACGATGGAAAACTTTTAGGGGTTGCGTTAGATGTATTCAAAGAAGAACCTTTGGGAGAAAGTCCATTATGGAATTTTGAAAATGTGATAATTACTCCTCATAATTCATTTGTTTCAGAAAATATCAATACAAGGTTATTTGATTTGATATATAAGAATATGAGCAAATTAATATTTGACTACAATGATAAGGAAGGTTCATTATGA
- a CDS encoding glycosyltransferase family 4 protein, translating into MRILMFRPSHYPEIAGGTHLGIDLIDDIINSGHEVVLVTPAPWRVSEEVKNKYKEMKTEVQYDGRLIIRRVYVSANEKSLISRAIRMFLLTVGMAIRGVKEKNIDIIMSHSMPVFIGPTSVLISRIKKLPLLYLESDVVSESLISTGVVKKGMKRKLMYSFGKFLEKVSLKGSDYIVTVSNLFKERNIRNGISENKIEVIHNWIDTDKVKPIERNQNLLFERFKLDRRKFYVTYCGNLGLPQNVEILIDAAKDLEHIEDLEFVIIGNGVRKQFVEDYISRLDVKNVKLFPLQPLEEVSYVYSLGDVGVVIGKSGTSKNGFPSKTWTMMASGQAIISCFDIDSELSKAVENGNCGIALEPDNSLKLKDAILTMYENKEYAYQCGLNAREYVTKNNSRKMATKKYINALEKIKYKIGEK; encoded by the coding sequence ATGAGAATATTGATGTTTAGACCAAGCCATTACCCTGAAATTGCAGGGGGAACTCATCTAGGAATTGATCTTATTGACGATATAATCAATTCGGGTCATGAAGTTGTTTTAGTGACTCCAGCACCTTGGAGAGTTTCTGAAGAGGTAAAAAATAAATATAAAGAGATGAAAACAGAAGTACAATATGATGGTAGATTAATCATACGTAGAGTTTATGTTTCAGCTAATGAAAAATCATTAATTTCAAGAGCAATCAGAATGTTTTTGTTAACTGTTGGCATGGCGATAAGAGGCGTTAAAGAAAAAAACATTGATATAATCATGAGTCACTCAATGCCAGTCTTCATAGGACCTACGAGTGTTTTAATTAGTAGAATTAAGAAATTACCGTTACTCTATTTAGAGAGTGATGTAGTTTCAGAATCTTTAATCTCTACTGGAGTTGTAAAAAAAGGTATGAAAAGAAAATTAATGTACTCTTTTGGGAAATTTTTAGAAAAAGTATCTCTTAAAGGTAGTGACTATATTGTGACTGTGTCAAATTTATTCAAAGAACGTAACATCAGAAATGGAATATCCGAAAACAAGATAGAAGTTATTCATAATTGGATAGATACAGATAAAGTTAAACCTATCGAAAGGAATCAGAACCTTTTATTTGAAAGATTTAAACTAGATAGAAGAAAGTTTTATGTTACTTATTGTGGTAATCTTGGATTGCCTCAAAATGTTGAAATATTAATTGATGCAGCAAAAGATTTAGAACACATTGAAGATCTAGAATTTGTTATCATAGGTAATGGCGTAAGAAAGCAGTTTGTTGAAGATTATATAAGTAGATTAGATGTGAAGAATGTTAAACTATTTCCTTTGCAACCTTTGGAAGAAGTATCATACGTTTATAGTTTAGGAGACGTAGGGGTAGTTATTGGTAAGAGTGGTACATCAAAAAATGGATTTCCAAGTAAAACATGGACAATGATGGCTTCTGGACAGGCCATAATAAGTTGCTTCGACATAGATAGTGAATTAAGTAAAGCTGTTGAAAATGGAAATTGTGGGATTGCTCTAGAACCCGATAATTCTTTAAAACTTAAGGATGCGATTCTAACTATGTATGAAAATAAAGAATATGCATACCAGTGTGGATTGAATGCTAGGGAGTATGTAACAAAAAATAATTCAAGAAAAATGGCAACTAAGAAATATATAAATGCATTAGAAAAGATAAAGTATAAGATTGGAGAAAAATAA
- a CDS encoding nucleoside-diphosphate sugar epimerase/dehydratase produces the protein MFKNKTLLITGGTGSFGNAVMKRFLHTDVKEIRIFSRDEKKQDDMRKLYKNDKLKFYIGDVRDLASVKNAMHGVDYIFHAAALKQVPSCEFFPLEAVKTNVMGTDNVLTGAIEMGIKKVICLSTDKAAYPINAMGISKAMMEKVFVAKAKTVDPDRTLICGTRYGNVMASRGSVIPLFINQIKNGQPLTVTDPNMTRFLMSLEEAVELVVFAFENAEAGDIMVQKAPASTIGDLAQAVKELFNAENEIRIIGTRHGEKLYETLLTKEEHIGAQDMGGFYRVPADKRDLNYDKYFIEGNEELQQVEDYNSHNTERLNVEQIKEKLLKLDYIQEELQNWEGR, from the coding sequence ATGTTTAAAAATAAAACATTACTGATTACTGGTGGAACAGGCTCTTTTGGAAATGCTGTTATGAAGAGATTCTTACATACAGATGTAAAAGAAATCCGCATTTTTTCTCGTGATGAGAAGAAACAGGATGACATGAGAAAACTTTATAAGAATGATAAATTAAAGTTCTATATAGGCGACGTTAGAGATTTGGCTAGTGTTAAAAATGCTATGCATGGAGTTGATTATATATTCCATGCAGCTGCACTTAAGCAAGTGCCTTCATGTGAGTTCTTTCCTCTTGAAGCGGTCAAGACGAATGTAATGGGAACAGACAATGTTCTTACTGGAGCAATTGAGATGGGCATTAAGAAGGTTATCTGTCTGTCTACAGATAAAGCTGCATACCCTATCAATGCAATGGGCATCTCAAAAGCTATGATGGAGAAGGTATTTGTAGCTAAAGCAAAGACCGTTGATCCTGATAGAACACTTATTTGTGGTACTAGATATGGTAATGTGATGGCTTCAAGAGGGTCAGTAATTCCATTGTTTATAAATCAGATTAAGAATGGACAACCTTTGACCGTTACAGACCCTAATATGACAAGATTCTTGATGAGTTTAGAAGAAGCGGTTGAACTTGTTGTATTTGCATTTGAGAATGCTGAAGCGGGGGATATTATGGTACAAAAAGCTCCTGCATCTACAATTGGAGATTTAGCACAAGCTGTAAAAGAACTATTTAACGCTGAAAACGAGATAAGAATTATTGGTACTCGCCATGGAGAAAAGTTATACGAAACGCTTTTAACTAAGGAAGAACATATTGGGGCACAAGACATGGGCGGTTTCTATAGGGTTCCAGCAGATAAACGTGATCTTAACTATGATAAGTACTTTATCGAAGGAAATGAAGAGCTTCAACAAGTAGAAGATTACAACTCTCATAATACAGAAAGACTCAACGTGGAGCAGATTAAAGAGAAGCTGCTTAAGCTTGATTATATACAGGAAGAGTTACAAAACTGGGAGGGAAGATAA
- a CDS encoding SDR family oxidoreductase — protein MKVLILGGTGMAGHTISIYFKEAGHDVTAFSRSKVDYCNNVNGDITDFENLKKIINEGQYDAIINAIGILNQDAENHKSNAVLLNSYLPHFLSDTTKDMKTRVIHMSTDCVFSGRTGGYSETSFRDGETFYDRSKALGELENNKDLTFRNSIIGPDMSERGIGLFNWFMKQDDQINGFTKAIWTGVTTLTLAKAMEQALKENLTGLYNLVNNETISKYELLKLFNKYMRDGQIEILPSDNLSLDKSLINNRTDFSFEVPSYETMVAEMKEWIDNHKDLYAHYFK, from the coding sequence ATGAAGGTCTTAATCCTAGGTGGAACAGGCATGGCAGGGCATACCATTTCAATCTATTTTAAAGAAGCTGGTCATGATGTAACAGCTTTTAGTAGAAGTAAAGTTGATTACTGCAACAATGTAAATGGTGATATCACTGATTTCGAGAATCTAAAGAAGATTATCAATGAAGGTCAATATGACGCAATTATAAATGCCATTGGAATATTAAATCAAGACGCAGAAAATCACAAATCAAATGCAGTTTTATTGAATAGTTACTTACCACATTTCCTAAGTGATACGACGAAAGATATGAAGACGAGAGTTATTCATATGAGTACGGACTGTGTTTTTTCTGGAAGGACTGGTGGTTACTCAGAGACTTCATTCAGAGATGGAGAAACCTTCTACGACAGATCAAAAGCGTTGGGGGAATTAGAAAATAATAAGGATTTAACTTTTAGAAATTCAATCATTGGTCCAGATATGAGCGAAAGAGGAATAGGCCTTTTCAATTGGTTCATGAAGCAAGATGATCAAATTAATGGTTTCACTAAAGCCATATGGACAGGTGTAACAACATTGACATTGGCAAAAGCAATGGAACAGGCTCTAAAAGAAAATTTAACAGGACTTTATAATCTGGTTAATAATGAAACTATAAGTAAGTACGAGTTGTTAAAGCTATTTAATAAATATATGAGAGATGGTCAAATTGAGATTCTGCCAAGTGATAATCTTTCGCTAGACAAATCTTTAATTAACAATCGGACTGATTTTTCATTTGAAGTACCAAGTTATGAGACTATGGTAGCTGAGATGAAAGAATGGATAGATAATCATAAAGATCTCTATGCACACTATTTCAAGTAG
- the wecB gene encoding non-hydrolyzing UDP-N-acetylglucosamine 2-epimerase, translating into MKKLKLMTIVGTRPEIIKLSEVIKKSDKYFEHILVHTGQNYDYELNQVFFENLGIREPNFYLNVVGDNLGQTMGNVLAKSYEIMVQEQPDALLVLGDTNSCLSVISAKRLKIPIFHMEAGNRCFDENLPEEINRRIVDHTSDVNLCYTEHARNYLNWEGVPKERTYVVGSPMAEVLKVNKEKIDGSKVLETLGLEKGKYILLSAHREENIDNEDNFMALMNAVNAMAENYDLPVIYSTHPRSKKFIEQRGFKFHSNVRSLQPFGFADYNHLQQNSFCVVSDSGTIAEEASYFKFPAVSVRTSTERPEALDKGNMVIGSITTEQVLQAVDMAVEMNTQGDIGEDVPNYVDENVSTKVVKLIQSYTGIVNKMVWRKS; encoded by the coding sequence ATGAAGAAATTAAAATTAATGACAATCGTGGGTACTCGCCCTGAAATCATAAAGCTTTCTGAAGTGATTAAGAAAAGCGATAAGTACTTTGAACATATATTGGTTCATACAGGTCAGAATTATGACTATGAACTGAACCAAGTGTTTTTTGAAAATCTAGGAATAAGAGAGCCCAATTTTTATCTTAATGTTGTAGGTGATAATTTAGGCCAAACCATGGGGAATGTATTAGCTAAATCTTATGAAATCATGGTGCAAGAACAACCAGATGCTTTACTTGTTCTAGGTGATACCAATTCATGCCTAAGTGTAATTTCTGCCAAGAGGCTTAAGATTCCAATTTTCCATATGGAAGCAGGGAATCGATGTTTTGATGAAAACCTTCCAGAAGAGATTAACAGGAGGATTGTTGATCATACAAGTGATGTAAATCTTTGCTATACAGAACACGCAAGGAATTATTTGAATTGGGAAGGTGTCCCAAAGGAACGGACTTACGTTGTTGGTTCACCTATGGCTGAAGTATTAAAAGTAAATAAAGAGAAAATCGATGGTAGTAAGGTGCTTGAGACATTGGGATTAGAAAAAGGTAAGTATATTCTATTATCAGCTCATCGTGAAGAAAACATCGATAATGAAGATAATTTTATGGCCTTAATGAATGCTGTCAATGCTATGGCTGAAAACTATGATCTTCCGGTTATCTACAGTACTCATCCAAGAAGCAAGAAGTTCATAGAGCAAAGAGGATTTAAATTTCATTCAAATGTGAGAAGTTTACAGCCATTTGGATTTGCCGACTATAATCATCTTCAGCAGAATTCGTTTTGTGTAGTGTCTGACAGCGGGACAATTGCAGAAGAGGCTTCTTATTTTAAGTTTCCAGCAGTGTCTGTGAGAACTAGTACAGAGAGACCAGAAGCCTTGGATAAGGGGAATATGGTCATTGGGAGCATAACTACTGAACAAGTTCTTCAAGCAGTAGATATGGCAGTTGAAATGAATACTCAAGGAGATATTGGAGAAGACGTTCCGAATTATGTAGATGAGAATGTAAGTACTAAGGTTGTAAAGTTGATACAGAGTTATACAGGTATAGTAAATAAGATGGTGTGGAGGAAATCATGA
- a CDS encoding glycosyltransferase, whose translation MRIMVFDVPAESGGALSVLYEFYNEFKLDHENEYIFVLSLPELEETSNIKVLRFPWIKKSWGHRLYFDHFIAPKLIKRHNVDKVLSLQNIIIPHTKVQQSVFLHNAIPFSEHRFSFHENRFLWVYQNFIGRNILKSIRKADNVIVQTKWMADKIADELNIHHDNIEVKPPSINTTVKDFFKETKESLSTFFYPANGAVFKNHKVIVEACLKLKEEGINDYKVIFTLKGNENEHVRALSNIVKKNKLPIEYIGRLERSKVFELYTKSILVFPSYLETVGLPLLEARMYETPIVASDCAFSNEILDRYEKVNYFDPYDEKALADIMLKYII comes from the coding sequence ATGAGAATAATGGTTTTTGATGTTCCGGCAGAGAGTGGTGGTGCCCTTTCAGTATTATATGAGTTCTATAATGAATTTAAACTTGATCATGAAAATGAATATATTTTTGTATTAAGTTTACCGGAACTAGAAGAAACCTCAAATATAAAGGTTCTCAGATTTCCTTGGATTAAAAAGAGCTGGGGTCACAGATTATATTTTGACCATTTTATTGCACCTAAATTAATAAAAAGACATAATGTTGACAAGGTATTATCATTACAAAACATTATAATACCACATACGAAAGTTCAGCAAAGTGTTTTCCTACACAATGCAATACCTTTTTCTGAACACAGGTTTAGTTTTCATGAGAACAGATTTTTATGGGTATATCAGAATTTTATAGGGAGAAACATACTAAAGTCTATTAGAAAAGCAGATAATGTTATTGTTCAAACGAAATGGATGGCAGATAAGATTGCTGATGAACTTAATATTCATCATGATAATATTGAAGTGAAACCACCTAGTATAAATACTACAGTAAAGGATTTTTTTAAAGAAACAAAAGAGAGCCTATCAACTTTTTTTTATCCCGCAAACGGTGCAGTTTTTAAGAATCATAAAGTTATAGTTGAAGCTTGTTTAAAACTTAAAGAAGAAGGAATAAATGACTATAAAGTTATTTTTACTTTAAAAGGGAATGAAAATGAACATGTAAGAGCTTTATCAAACATTGTAAAGAAAAACAAACTACCAATAGAATATATTGGTAGATTAGAAAGAAGCAAAGTGTTTGAATTATATACGAAATCAATATTAGTTTTCCCATCTTATTTAGAAACAGTTGGACTACCTTTGTTGGAGGCTAGAATGTATGAAACACCAATAGTTGCTTCTGATTGTGCATTTTCAAATGAGATCTTGGATAGATATGAAAAAGTGAATTATTTTGATCCGTACGATGAGAAAGCCTTAGCGGATATAATGTTGAAATATATAATATAG